The following proteins are encoded in a genomic region of Sulfurospirillum arsenophilum NBRC 109478:
- a CDS encoding RDD family protein → MRWRTAKKALHPKESKASLLPYTIAPFSRRLKAFVIDSFMLLMPILYIVFYLIYGSREGFADHMFQGWLLILIPYGIITLVFLKRNGQTPGYKAYDLTLIDLKTEQSASLSQLLVRYVLMLLTAITLIGLFAPLMRKDKLSLYDLGSRSAPICK, encoded by the coding sequence ATGCGATGGCGAACTGCTAAAAAAGCACTTCATCCAAAGGAGAGCAAAGCCTCTTTGCTTCCTTACACCATCGCACCTTTTTCCAGACGTCTAAAAGCCTTTGTGATTGACTCTTTTATGCTTCTAATGCCTATTCTCTATATTGTCTTTTACCTCATTTATGGCTCACGCGAAGGATTTGCAGACCATATGTTTCAAGGCTGGCTCCTTATTCTTATTCCTTATGGCATTATCACCCTTGTTTTTCTCAAACGAAATGGGCAAACCCCTGGCTATAAAGCGTATGATCTGACACTCATTGATCTTAAAACAGAGCAAAGTGCTTCTTTGTCACAACTTCTTGTACGCTATGTTTTAATGCTTTTGACCGCCATCACACTTATAGGACTTTTTGCGCCACTGATGCGTAAAGATAAGCTTTCGCTTTATGATCTTGGAAGTCGCAGTGCTCCTATTTGCAAGTGA
- a CDS encoding MFS transporter produces the protein MIFFKISGFFFFYFVVTGVYVIFMPKILQMLGYSAPQIGAIFALAPLMRFFVPFFFLKHFELTQKVFYTALGGALIAIMLFYPTIHHFYLFMLPNMLLGACLGMILPYIETFAMEHLQKERFGRSRLFGSIGFMLIGIVLARHLEDYTNGLHYLLLAISLTAFFAYWLTQNNAHFTTATVNTTEPFNFLHVKYLWLSLFLMQVSFGGFYNFFTIYETAHGISLEVTSYLWAFGVICEIVLFYFQAPLLKRFSLLSLVKLGVFATAVRWFLLFLFPSSLFISYASQSLHAFSFALHHTAALSLLYTLYAHKKLAAQFYYGFSFGLGGFVGALLAGYFYGEYLYMYASFIALLSLGSLMLFKVKE, from the coding sequence ATGATCTTTTTTAAAATCTCAGGTTTTTTCTTTTTTTACTTTGTCGTCACAGGTGTTTATGTTATCTTTATGCCTAAAATTTTACAGATGTTAGGCTACAGCGCACCTCAAATTGGTGCCATCTTTGCACTAGCTCCTTTGATGCGCTTTTTTGTACCCTTTTTCTTTCTTAAACATTTTGAGCTGACACAAAAGGTCTTTTATACAGCCCTAGGTGGCGCACTGATCGCCATTATGCTCTTTTACCCGACCATTCATCATTTTTATCTTTTTATGTTGCCAAATATGCTTTTGGGCGCATGCCTTGGAATGATATTGCCCTATATTGAAACCTTTGCGATGGAACATCTGCAAAAAGAGCGTTTTGGACGATCACGTCTGTTTGGCTCTATTGGTTTTATGCTGATAGGCATTGTTTTAGCACGCCACCTAGAAGACTACACCAATGGCTTGCATTATCTGCTCTTAGCGATTAGTTTAACCGCTTTTTTTGCCTACTGGCTCACACAAAATAATGCGCACTTCACAACCGCAACTGTCAATACTACAGAGCCTTTTAACTTTTTACATGTAAAGTATTTGTGGCTTAGTCTTTTTCTCATGCAAGTAAGCTTCGGAGGATTTTATAACTTTTTTACCATTTATGAGACAGCGCATGGTATTAGTCTTGAAGTCACAAGTTATTTATGGGCTTTCGGTGTTATTTGTGAGATTGTTTTATTCTATTTTCAAGCGCCATTGTTGAAACGCTTTAGCCTTTTATCACTCGTGAAATTGGGTGTTTTTGCAACCGCTGTTCGCTGGTTTTTGCTCTTTTTATTCCCATCATCACTCTTTATTTCTTATGCTTCGCAGTCTTTACATGCTTTTAGTTTTGCACTGCATCACACCGCAGCACTTAGCCTTTTGTACACACTTTATGCACATAAAAAACTAGCAGCACAATTTTACTATGGTTTTTCATTTGGACTAGGGGGTTTCGTAGGAGCATTGCTTGCAGGTTATTTTTACGGTGAGTATCTTTACATGTATGCGAGTTTCATTGCATTGCTCTCGCTTGGAAGCTTAATGCTTTTCAAGGTGAAAGAATAA
- a CDS encoding flagellar basal body-associated FliL family protein gives MFNEKLLKISLGFIALLIIIGFITINYMLKEDNAQPSYETTTVKRATNVSTDAKEVNLDTIYINIKSQKYKILKADIALVMKSKTSKKAIQGNMDSVRNAVLQYLNTMDANGLETVSGKDRLKEELSDMIESTFGYQVETIYIKNFILSP, from the coding sequence ATGTTTAATGAAAAACTACTCAAAATCTCTTTAGGCTTTATTGCCTTGTTAATTATCATTGGTTTTATTACGATCAATTATATGCTCAAAGAGGATAACGCTCAGCCATCATACGAGACGACAACAGTAAAACGCGCTACGAATGTTAGCACGGATGCTAAAGAGGTAAATCTTGATACCATTTATATCAATATAAAATCTCAAAAATACAAGATATTAAAAGCAGACATTGCCTTAGTCATGAAAAGTAAAACAAGCAAAAAGGCGATTCAAGGCAATATGGATAGTGTTCGAAATGCCGTTTTACAATACCTTAACACGATGGATGCCAACGGGCTAGAAACCGTTAGTGGAAAAGATCGCCTCAAAGAAGAGCTAAGCGATATGATAGAAAGCACATTTGGGTATCAGGTGGAGACGATTTATATTAAAAATTTTATTCTTTCACCTTGA
- a CDS encoding DUF3137 domain-containing protein — MKPTLAFFLDYYNESMYPTLKILEEKRLKALGTLKKTVIVLFCSITLLSFILIHNAYLSPLHTSLILGIAGLIIFAVIYHYVKVGYTSLFKDHVIGKIIHFIDPSLIYTKTGSIDEHEYQHSELFLEPYDRFFGQDLVSGSIDSVNVRFCDLHVEKKVHDKDDKEVWQDIFQGLFFRADFNKTFHSKVVVLPDIAEHSFGILGSWMQGMNRQRGELIKLDHVEFEKLFVVYGSDQIESRYILSHALMEKIVQFRTKIDKPLYLSFVDSSMFLALHYTKPLFEPILLRSLLDFDSIKDYFERLSMIIGIVNEFKLNEKLWSKH; from the coding sequence TTGAAACCAACTCTTGCATTCTTTCTGGATTATTACAATGAGTCAATGTATCCAACACTTAAAATTTTGGAAGAGAAGCGCCTAAAGGCTCTTGGTACGCTTAAAAAGACAGTGATTGTTCTTTTTTGTAGCATCACGTTACTTAGTTTTATACTCATTCATAATGCTTATTTAAGTCCACTGCATACCTCTCTCATTCTTGGAATAGCTGGACTGATTATTTTTGCGGTCATCTATCACTATGTGAAGGTAGGCTATACTTCGCTTTTTAAAGATCATGTGATAGGAAAGATCATCCATTTCATAGACCCTTCTTTGATTTACACCAAAACAGGCTCCATTGATGAGCACGAGTACCAACACAGTGAGCTTTTTCTTGAACCTTATGATCGATTCTTTGGTCAAGACCTTGTGAGTGGTTCTATTGATAGCGTGAATGTACGTTTTTGTGATTTACATGTAGAGAAAAAAGTGCATGATAAAGATGATAAAGAAGTGTGGCAAGACATTTTTCAAGGACTCTTTTTTAGAGCAGATTTTAATAAAACATTTCATTCAAAAGTCGTGGTTCTTCCTGATATTGCTGAACACTCTTTTGGTATTTTGGGCTCATGGATGCAGGGAATGAATAGGCAACGAGGCGAGCTTATTAAACTAGATCACGTGGAATTTGAAAAACTTTTTGTAGTGTATGGAAGTGATCAGATCGAGAGTCGCTATATTCTCTCACACGCATTGATGGAAAAAATTGTCCAATTTCGCACAAAAATAGATAAACCACTTTACCTATCATTTGTCGATTCTAGTATGTTTTTAGCCTTGCATTACACCAAACCGCTCTTTGAGCCGATATTATTACGTTCGCTATTAGATTTTGACTCTATCAAAGACTATTTTGAACGCTTGTCGATGATTATTGGCATCGTCAATGAATTTAAACTCAATGAAAAACTATGGAGCAAACATTAA
- a CDS encoding LemA family protein: protein METFLIVAGVIFLIIVFMYNTLISKKNQVENIFAGLDAILKKRYDLLPNLIASVQEYMVHEQITLEKMTELRSKAVTSTLDNRETIALDKQITSMLGNLMVSVENYPTLKANENFLHLQGTLGELEEQISAARRAYNQSVTDYNNAIEMFPTNFMAKVMKLGRKEVFSVPASERQNVDVKNLFQK, encoded by the coding sequence ATGGAAACGTTTTTAATTGTTGCAGGTGTCATTTTTCTTATCATTGTGTTTATGTATAACACACTTATCTCCAAAAAAAATCAAGTCGAAAATATCTTTGCAGGACTTGATGCTATCCTCAAAAAACGTTACGATCTTCTTCCAAATCTTATTGCCAGTGTTCAAGAGTATATGGTGCATGAGCAGATCACGCTTGAAAAAATGACCGAACTTCGTTCCAAAGCGGTTACAAGTACACTTGATAATCGTGAGACAATAGCACTTGATAAACAAATTACTTCAATGCTCGGCAATTTAATGGTTTCGGTAGAGAACTATCCAACGCTTAAGGCCAATGAAAATTTTTTACATCTTCAAGGTACATTGGGTGAATTAGAAGAGCAAATATCGGCAGCACGTCGGGCTTACAATCAAAGTGTGACAGATTATAATAATGCTATAGAGATGTTTCCGACAAACTTTATGGCAAAAGTGATGAAATTAGGGCGCAAAGAGGTCTTCAGTGTACCTGCAAGTGAGCGTCAAAATGTTGATGTGAAAAACCTTTTTCAAAAATAG
- the typA gene encoding translational GTPase TypA — MQDFRNIAVIAHVDHGKTTLVDELLKQSGTYTAHQKVEERAMDSNDLEKERGITILSKNTAIRYKDTKINIIDTPGHADFGGEVERVLKMVDGVLLLVDAQEGVMPQTKFVVKKALSLGLCPIVVVNKIDKPAADAERVVDEVFDLLVALGANEAQLEFPIIYAAARDGFAKYNMSDESKNLEPLFETIIKHVPAPTGSAENPLQLQVFTLDYDNYVGKIGIARIFNGRIKKNETVMLAKADGEQLRGRVSKLIGFHGLDRIDITEAESGDIVAIAGFETLDVGDSIVDPNNPMPLDPLHIEEPTLSVVFGVNDSPFAGLDGKYVTSNKINERLESEMKTNIAMRYENAGEGKFKVSGRGELQITILAENMRREGFEFSLARPEVIIKEENGVKMEPYEHLVVDVPDEFTGTVIEKLGRKKAEMKAMNPTGDGQTRIEFEIPARGLIGFRGQFLTDTKGEGVMNHSFLDFRPLSGEVEHRKNGALISMESGTAMGYSLFSLQERGTLFIDVQVKVYAGMIIGEHSRPNDLDVNPIKGKPQSNVRSSGADEAIKLVPPRKMNLELALEWIENDELVEVTPIGIRIRKKYLDPNQRKRMSR; from the coding sequence TTGCAAGATTTTAGAAATATTGCCGTGATCGCGCACGTTGATCATGGGAAAACAACCTTAGTCGATGAGCTGTTGAAACAATCAGGAACATATACAGCACACCAAAAAGTAGAAGAAAGAGCAATGGATAGTAACGATCTTGAAAAAGAGCGTGGTATTACTATTCTTTCTAAAAATACAGCTATTCGTTACAAAGACACAAAAATTAACATTATCGATACTCCAGGCCATGCTGACTTCGGTGGTGAGGTTGAGCGTGTTTTAAAAATGGTTGATGGTGTTTTACTTCTTGTTGATGCACAAGAAGGCGTTATGCCACAAACCAAGTTTGTTGTTAAAAAAGCACTTAGTCTTGGTCTTTGCCCAATCGTTGTTGTCAATAAAATCGACAAACCAGCAGCTGATGCTGAGCGTGTTGTCGATGAGGTATTTGACCTTTTAGTAGCACTTGGTGCTAATGAAGCGCAACTTGAATTCCCTATCATTTATGCTGCTGCACGTGATGGTTTTGCTAAATACAATATGAGCGATGAAAGTAAAAATCTTGAGCCTTTATTTGAGACTATTATTAAGCATGTTCCCGCTCCTACTGGTTCAGCAGAGAATCCACTACAACTCCAAGTTTTCACACTTGATTATGACAACTATGTAGGAAAAATTGGTATTGCACGTATCTTTAACGGAAGAATTAAAAAGAACGAGACTGTAATGCTAGCAAAAGCTGATGGTGAGCAATTACGCGGACGTGTTTCCAAATTGATTGGTTTCCATGGACTCGATAGAATTGATATTACGGAAGCAGAAAGTGGCGACATCGTTGCGATTGCTGGTTTTGAAACACTTGACGTGGGTGATAGTATTGTTGATCCAAATAATCCAATGCCACTTGATCCATTGCATATCGAAGAGCCAACTCTTTCTGTTGTTTTTGGTGTTAATGATTCTCCTTTTGCAGGACTTGACGGCAAATACGTCACATCAAACAAAATCAATGAGCGTTTAGAGTCTGAGATGAAAACAAATATCGCGATGCGATATGAGAATGCAGGCGAAGGTAAATTTAAAGTAAGCGGACGTGGTGAGCTTCAAATCACGATTTTGGCTGAAAATATGAGAAGAGAAGGCTTTGAGTTTTCACTTGCGCGTCCTGAAGTTATTATCAAAGAAGAGAATGGCGTCAAAATGGAGCCATATGAGCACTTAGTTGTTGATGTACCTGATGAATTTACCGGAACGGTTATTGAAAAATTAGGTCGTAAAAAAGCTGAAATGAAAGCGATGAACCCAACAGGTGATGGTCAAACACGTATTGAGTTTGAAATTCCTGCTCGTGGTTTGATCGGCTTCCGTGGACAATTTTTGACAGACACTAAAGGTGAGGGTGTTATGAACCACTCATTCTTAGATTTTAGACCGTTAAGTGGCGAAGTTGAACACCGTAAAAATGGTGCGCTTATCTCTATGGAAAGTGGTACAGCAATGGGTTACTCACTCTTTAGTTTACAAGAGAGAGGTACACTTTTCATTGATGTACAAGTTAAAGTTTACGCGGGTATGATTATTGGTGAGCATTCACGTCCAAATGACTTGGATGTTAACCCGATTAAAGGTAAGCCACAAAGTAACGTCAGAAGTAGTGGTGCTGATGAAGCGATTAAACTCGTTCCACCACGCAAAATGAACCTTGAGCTTGCGCTTGAGTGGATTGAAAACGATGAGTTGGTTGAAGTAACACCAATCGGAATTCGTATTCGTAAAAAATACTTAGATCCAAATCAACGTAAACGTATGAGCCGCTAA
- the fliK gene encoding flagellar hook-length control protein FliK gives MQDILSFVQVTSPKTLAPSTPNTMNNQSSDGSFSESFFSIILGQFAEESVQTPLIELNQELPTTPNLELNTADQEAKSVDEHLLDDLLSVVNALQQNSQTTVFPTLNPSSTLEKILGSETARQDFANVKNVSDLMDLSKKYNLGLEKLSISQESLESLQTKFPKLTQNNFFDDLQTALNTAQSTQNSETPKAETTNIMSLLGKEPPKTETTPVSSILSTLINKPSEQNIPVDDTTPLNTPVVQEPVIVNEKQQNVLAQALQTPQEESVQATTIPVETTTQKVIVKNNEVKKATPTTPTTDVIPQEETVQIASTRTNDIKKEPLVKTEENDTPDTLLKPLKSEKTISDTEEVVPVQKIVKNEENETTQSSSEESQPITDVKNDIKTTKQDTTVKNTPVKESLNQFASDLKEKIETYKPPIMKVELSLSPKNLGEVDVTLLTRGNNLHVNISSNTSTMSLFTQNQNDVKNALINMGFSNLEMNFSDQNNKEQPQQNNQKQNNGNFEEFNEEETALLEIVIPQYV, from the coding sequence ATGCAAGATATTCTCTCTTTTGTTCAGGTTACAAGTCCTAAAACTCTTGCGCCTTCTACACCTAACACGATGAACAACCAGAGTAGTGATGGCTCTTTTTCAGAGAGTTTCTTTTCTATTATTCTTGGACAATTTGCAGAAGAAAGTGTGCAAACACCTCTAATCGAACTTAATCAAGAGCTTCCAACAACACCAAACCTTGAGCTTAATACAGCGGATCAAGAAGCTAAAAGTGTCGATGAGCACCTCTTAGATGATCTTCTTAGTGTGGTAAATGCTCTTCAACAAAATTCACAAACAACCGTTTTTCCTACACTTAACCCTTCTTCTACATTAGAAAAAATTCTTGGAAGCGAAACAGCACGCCAAGATTTTGCAAATGTTAAAAACGTAAGCGATTTGATGGATTTATCGAAAAAATATAATCTTGGATTAGAAAAGCTTTCGATCTCTCAAGAGAGTTTAGAGAGCCTTCAAACAAAATTTCCAAAACTTACCCAAAACAATTTTTTTGATGACCTACAAACAGCACTCAATACGGCACAAAGTACCCAAAATAGTGAAACACCCAAAGCGGAGACCACCAATATTATGAGCCTTTTAGGTAAAGAGCCTCCCAAAACAGAAACAACGCCTGTTTCATCCATATTGAGTACCCTTATAAATAAGCCATCCGAACAGAATATTCCAGTAGATGATACTACACCATTGAATACACCCGTTGTTCAAGAACCTGTTATAGTAAATGAAAAGCAACAAAATGTTTTGGCTCAGGCGCTTCAAACACCTCAAGAAGAGAGTGTTCAAGCGACAACCATACCTGTTGAAACAACCACACAAAAAGTAATTGTTAAAAACAACGAAGTAAAAAAAGCGACACCAACAACACCAACAACAGACGTCATCCCTCAAGAAGAAACTGTACAGATAGCTTCAACACGTACGAATGACATTAAAAAAGAACCTCTAGTAAAAACAGAAGAAAATGATACGCCCGATACACTCTTAAAACCTCTTAAATCAGAGAAAACCATCAGCGATACCGAAGAAGTAGTGCCCGTGCAAAAAATTGTCAAAAACGAAGAAAATGAAACAACACAAAGCTCATCTGAAGAGAGTCAACCTATAACAGATGTTAAAAATGACATCAAAACAACCAAACAAGACACAACGGTTAAAAATACACCCGTAAAAGAGAGTTTAAATCAATTTGCAAGTGATCTTAAAGAAAAGATTGAAACGTATAAACCTCCTATTATGAAAGTAGAGCTCTCATTGAGTCCTAAAAATTTGGGAGAAGTTGATGTTACCTTGTTAACACGAGGCAACAATTTACATGTAAACATCTCATCCAACACCAGTACAATGTCACTCTTTACTCAAAATCAAAATGACGTTAAAAATGCCCTGATTAATATGGGATTTAGCAATTTGGAGATGAATTTTAGCGATCAGAACAATAAAGAACAACCACAACAAAACAATCAAAAACAAAACAATGGTAACTTTGAAGAGTTTAATGAAGAAGAGACCGCTCTTTTAGAGATCGTCATTCCTCAATATGTATAG
- a CDS encoding flagellar hook capping FlgD N-terminal domain-containing protein — protein sequence MATVNTKGYESLITPGATSSTTTTAAAATGSSDTLGKDDFLKLLLTELQHQDPTSPMDSDKILTQTSQLATLESATKTNTALDNLSTQLKESVSSNATNLIGKMGSLGYNAITLADSKSTYEVYFPTEIKSGTLTITDKDKNVVQTIDLKDAVGKSGVISFTWDGKDKNGAQLKDGYYSVTAAYLDKNNDQKTTQFGVYPVESIRYENGASYVKLGSTYYPISDVVEYYQP from the coding sequence ATGGCAACAGTAAATACAAAAGGTTATGAAAGCCTTATCACCCCAGGTGCAACAAGTTCAACGACAACAACAGCTGCAGCAGCAACAGGAAGTTCAGATACATTAGGAAAAGATGACTTTTTAAAGCTTCTGCTTACAGAGCTCCAGCACCAAGACCCTACTAGTCCTATGGATTCAGATAAAATTTTAACCCAAACCTCTCAGCTTGCTACGTTAGAGTCTGCAACTAAAACAAACACTGCGTTAGACAATTTGTCAACACAACTCAAAGAGAGTGTCAGCTCCAACGCAACAAACTTAATCGGTAAAATGGGAAGTTTAGGCTATAACGCTATTACACTTGCCGATAGTAAATCAACCTATGAAGTTTATTTTCCAACAGAAATTAAAAGCGGAACACTCACCATCACAGATAAAGATAAAAATGTTGTACAAACTATCGATCTTAAAGATGCGGTAGGGAAGAGTGGTGTTATCTCTTTTACTTGGGATGGTAAGGATAAAAATGGTGCACAGCTTAAAGATGGTTACTATAGTGTTACCGCAGCGTATCTAGATAAAAATAATGATCAAAAAACAACACAATTTGGCGTTTACCCTGTCGAATCCATTCGCTATGAAAATGGAGCTTCCTATGTCAAACTTGGCTCCACTTATTATCCAATAAGTGATGTTGTCGAGTATTACCAACCATAA
- a CDS encoding flagellar hook-basal body complex protein, translating to MNSSFYNGVSGIKSQQFAMDVQANNIANANTNGYKYSSPEISSLFSTALTGAYASYANDRGLGAQSQTTALNMGQGVLENTDSPFDLAIQGEGWFGVKGQNAAKTYYTRAGSFSLDGKGSLVNADGYYLMATSGNNMTPASLDAATLAKFGTYYKSTSTSPVTPYAITPMTDIPLGTVGGQTKVTLPDILYYPPVATSKVSYGANLDPKITTGAVVVPLNAADYTATVTPSVLASLSGTISNTTALLNPQAGDAVTITLTDIDGKTQNISTTLDASLNWSILNTDISGLNTTSNVTASVSVSYPTVVAPLNAADYVSTVTPTPLGKASLSGTVSNTPALQNPKAGDQVTITLTDIDGKTQTILTTLDSSLNWSITNADVSSLNITSNFTASVSVTSPAATIPLNAADYTAAVTPTALGKVSLNGTVSNTTALQNPKEGDTVTITFTDINGKKQNISTTLDASLNWSITNADVSSLNTNSDLTTSVSVTSTQEVVNTEHYTTGIIAPDGTKDIIDMTFTKQVPQGSSGSTWNANVKVLSYLEDYVVENYDATKTYDPLVYNVDLTKGTVTKIYDPTKYYVDTSANKVYDIVDAQTGVLTFGGAGQLLSNSLPALSNGGTPLELNLGTVGGYDGLISSTTIKKSNVVTSNGTVEGFLTGYAMDGNGNIVAGFSNGKSSAIAKVAIYHFQNDQGLMQDSATLFEKSDNSGEPIFYTDKNGKSFLGSTIFSNKLEGSNINMATALTELIIVQKAFDASSKSITTSDELLQNAINMKR from the coding sequence ATGAATAGCTCTTTTTATAATGGTGTTTCTGGTATCAAATCACAACAATTTGCGATGGATGTCCAAGCCAATAATATTGCAAATGCTAATACCAATGGGTACAAATACAGTAGCCCAGAAATTTCATCTCTTTTCTCAACAGCATTAACAGGTGCTTATGCTTCTTATGCTAACGATAGAGGGCTTGGAGCCCAAAGCCAAACTACGGCTCTTAATATGGGACAAGGTGTTCTTGAAAATACTGACAGCCCTTTTGATCTTGCTATTCAAGGCGAGGGTTGGTTTGGTGTCAAAGGGCAAAATGCAGCCAAAACATATTACACACGGGCAGGCTCTTTTTCACTGGATGGGAAAGGCTCTTTAGTCAATGCTGATGGTTATTACCTTATGGCAACATCGGGTAATAATATGACACCTGCATCGCTTGATGCTGCAACGCTTGCTAAATTTGGAACGTATTACAAATCAACTTCCACCAGCCCTGTCACACCTTATGCCATTACACCGATGACCGATATTCCGCTAGGAACTGTTGGAGGGCAAACAAAAGTAACATTGCCTGACATTCTTTATTATCCACCTGTTGCAACATCCAAAGTTTCTTACGGTGCTAATCTTGACCCTAAAATTACTACGGGCGCCGTTGTTGTTCCTCTTAACGCAGCCGATTACACGGCAACCGTAACTCCATCGGTGCTAGCAAGCTTAAGTGGAACCATCAGCAATACAACTGCCCTTCTAAATCCACAAGCTGGAGACGCTGTTACCATTACCCTCACAGACATTGATGGAAAAACACAAAATATTTCAACAACACTGGATGCCTCTCTTAACTGGAGTATTTTAAATACAGACATTAGTGGTTTAAACACCACCTCCAACGTAACCGCAAGCGTGTCAGTTTCCTACCCAACCGTTGTTGCACCGCTTAATGCGGCTGATTATGTCTCAACCGTGACTCCAACGCCGTTAGGAAAAGCAAGTTTAAGTGGAACAGTTAGCAATACACCTGCCCTTCAAAATCCTAAAGCAGGCGACCAAGTTACCATTACCCTCACAGACATTGATGGCAAAACTCAAACTATTTTAACAACACTAGATTCCTCTCTTAACTGGAGTATTACAAATGCAGATGTGAGTAGCTTAAATATCACTTCTAATTTTACCGCAAGTGTATCGGTGACCTCCCCTGCAGCTACTATACCTCTTAATGCGGCTGATTACACCGCAGCAGTAACACCAACTGCTTTAGGGAAAGTGAGCTTAAATGGAACTGTTAGCAATACAACGGCCCTTCAAAATCCCAAAGAAGGTGACACCGTTACGATTACATTTACCGATATCAATGGAAAAAAACAAAATATTTCAACAACGCTTGATGCCTCTCTTAACTGGAGTATCACAAATGCAGATGTCAGTAGCTTAAACACCAATTCTGATTTAACCACAAGTGTTTCGGTTACCTCCACACAAGAAGTTGTCAATACAGAGCATTATACTACGGGTATTATTGCCCCTGATGGAACAAAAGATATCATTGATATGACCTTTACCAAACAAGTACCTCAAGGTTCATCAGGCAGTACATGGAATGCGAATGTTAAGGTGCTAAGTTACCTTGAAGATTATGTTGTCGAAAATTATGATGCTACAAAAACATACGATCCTTTAGTATATAACGTTGATCTCACAAAAGGAACTGTTACAAAAATTTATGATCCTACAAAATATTATGTCGATACATCAGCCAATAAAGTCTATGACATTGTCGATGCCCAAACAGGGGTACTCACCTTTGGTGGAGCAGGACAACTTTTATCAAACTCACTCCCCGCGCTCTCCAACGGAGGAACACCTTTAGAGCTTAACCTTGGAACGGTTGGTGGTTATGATGGACTTATTTCGAGCACCACGATCAAAAAATCCAATGTTGTAACTTCCAATGGTACAGTCGAAGGCTTTTTAACAGGCTACGCAATGGATGGTAACGGTAACATTGTTGCAGGATTTAGTAATGGTAAAAGCTCTGCCATTGCCAAAGTTGCCATTTATCATTTTCAAAATGATCAAGGTCTTATGCAAGACTCTGCAACACTTTTTGAAAAGTCTGACAATAGCGGTGAACCCATTTTTTATACCGATAAAAACGGTAAGAGTTTTCTAGGTTCTACCATTTTTAGCAACAAGCTAGAAGGCAGTAACATTAACATGGCTACGGCGTTAACCGAGCTTATTATTGTTCAAAAAGCGTTCGATGCTAGTTCAAAAAGCATCACGACAAGTGATGAATTACTTCAAAATGCTATTAACATGAAAAGATAA